From Algoriphagus sp. NG3, the proteins below share one genomic window:
- a CDS encoding DUF4221 family protein, producing the protein MNKIRLLTPIILSVLASCGTKESAKNLTSSSVEFSYEMDTVMVDAGQEFIHVNWQMITSDLSADGKYFYNFKTGANKPGLEIIDMENLKLERVIPMSLDGPNGLRSPYVSRVYILPDETFYLSDNYEVYHFDQQGDKLSTLNYAKQEFEGEKLPESKRIQLNETLSANGKLLVALYGGEKMEDPAEGLALFDMENKNVSYKPLEVSKNLDKYQSVLYYNGEQPMSMILANVHLQLRNDSLLYSNTAQNKVFFYNLKTDSLSSKDYTSRYTSNEAAGNYQKRTDSEEEFREIIKEKDKEVNYGHLFFDKYNDVYWRFAKEMDHMKGDKIMYKTVLTAFDPTFNQLHEELLPSDFILPYKYFARNGMIYTFLNIDDELAFVRLKPTFTNE; encoded by the coding sequence ATGAATAAAATCAGACTGCTTACCCCGATTATTCTATCAGTTTTAGCCAGTTGCGGCACTAAAGAAAGTGCTAAAAATCTCACATCTAGTTCCGTTGAGTTTTCCTATGAGATGGATACCGTGATGGTGGATGCCGGGCAAGAGTTTATCCATGTCAACTGGCAGATGATCACTTCCGATTTGTCTGCTGATGGGAAGTACTTCTACAATTTCAAGACCGGAGCTAATAAACCCGGTTTGGAAATTATCGATATGGAAAACCTGAAATTGGAACGGGTCATCCCTATGAGCTTGGATGGGCCGAATGGTCTTCGATCACCTTATGTTTCCCGCGTGTACATTCTTCCTGATGAGACATTTTATCTTTCCGACAATTATGAAGTTTATCATTTCGATCAGCAAGGAGACAAACTTTCCACCCTAAACTATGCTAAGCAGGAATTTGAAGGAGAAAAACTCCCAGAAAGCAAACGAATCCAGCTAAATGAAACACTTTCTGCAAACGGGAAATTGCTCGTAGCACTTTATGGTGGCGAAAAAATGGAAGATCCTGCAGAAGGACTGGCACTATTTGATATGGAAAATAAGAATGTAAGCTACAAACCATTGGAAGTATCTAAAAATTTAGACAAGTATCAATCTGTTCTTTACTACAATGGAGAACAACCTATGTCAATGATCCTAGCTAACGTACATCTACAACTGAGGAATGACAGCCTTTTATATTCCAATACTGCTCAAAACAAGGTTTTCTTTTACAACCTCAAAACTGATTCTCTATCTTCTAAAGACTATACTAGCAGATATACCAGTAACGAGGCTGCCGGAAATTACCAAAAACGTACAGATTCAGAAGAAGAATTTAGGGAGATTATAAAAGAGAAAGACAAAGAAGTCAACTATGGCCACCTGTTCTTTGATAAGTATAACGACGTCTATTGGCGATTCGCCAAGGAAATGGATCACATGAAGGGTGACAAGATTATGTACAAAACTGTACTTACCGCCTTTGATCCTACATTTAACCAACTACATGAGGAGTTGCTTCCTTCAGACTTTATACTTCCATACAAGTATTTCGCTCGCAATGGGATGATCTATACCTTTCTGAATATCGATGATGAACTAGCTTTTGTGAGACTAAAACCAACTTTTACAAATGAATAA
- a CDS encoding DUF4221 family protein: MNKYYQLALVLLLFSCNTEKNTKNSNDKNINFSYTIDTVMIDAGDEFLYLNMNLYFSSYSADEGLLYNLNPESARMEVIDLESHSLDRLVQYDLDGPNRVKELAITGIKKSDTGDLFFQDYYTLSRLDSSGTKIATYRFTNDFLNGEELALNEEIDGMGQIGSDGAYFASFYGNYQEKGGIRGVAQITLADSSLRLFPLDFWGDLDKYEVNMDVGDGRGIRASESKFLLVDGIDFIVSTSARNELWHYNSKLDSIIHKEYTSEFTNNVKPGNYPKTANSQEEFEQVMKQKSDEVIFGFLVKDEDSGMFYRYSRERDDSRNNYAFVLTIFDENLNQLHEEKLNEEVSIPDEHMPGGKPFVHRGMLYTFLNIEDELAFVRLKTKFSDDQDTN, translated from the coding sequence ATGAATAAATATTACCAATTAGCACTTGTTCTCCTGCTTTTTAGCTGCAATACAGAGAAGAACACCAAGAATTCAAATGACAAGAATATTAATTTCTCCTACACGATCGATACCGTGATGATCGATGCGGGTGATGAGTTTCTGTATCTGAATATGAACTTGTATTTTTCTTCTTACTCTGCCGATGAGGGGCTTTTGTACAATTTAAATCCCGAATCCGCCAGAATGGAAGTCATCGATCTGGAGAGTCACTCCTTGGACAGACTCGTCCAATATGACCTGGATGGCCCTAATAGGGTGAAGGAACTGGCGATCACGGGAATTAAGAAATCAGACACAGGCGATCTATTTTTCCAGGATTATTATACACTTAGCAGGCTTGATTCCTCCGGTACCAAAATAGCCACCTATAGATTTACCAATGATTTTCTAAACGGGGAAGAATTGGCTCTGAATGAAGAAATAGATGGTATGGGGCAGATCGGCTCAGATGGGGCTTACTTTGCCAGCTTTTATGGTAATTATCAGGAAAAGGGAGGGATCCGTGGCGTAGCCCAAATCACGTTGGCCGATAGTTCCCTGCGCCTGTTTCCGCTGGATTTCTGGGGGGATCTGGATAAGTATGAAGTAAATATGGATGTTGGTGATGGAAGAGGGATTCGTGCCTCTGAGTCTAAATTTCTCTTGGTGGATGGGATTGACTTTATAGTCTCCACCTCAGCCAGAAACGAGCTGTGGCACTATAATTCGAAACTGGATAGCATTATACATAAGGAATACACCAGTGAATTCACTAACAATGTAAAGCCTGGAAATTATCCGAAAACCGCAAACAGCCAGGAGGAATTTGAACAGGTAATGAAGCAAAAATCAGATGAGGTCATTTTTGGGTTTTTGGTTAAAGATGAAGATTCAGGAATGTTTTACCGCTATAGCCGTGAACGGGACGACAGCAGAAACAACTATGCCTTTGTTCTAACCATTTTTGATGAAAACCTAAACCAGCTCCATGAGGAGAAACTGAACGAAGAGGTGAGCATACCCGATGAACATATGCCGGGAGGAAAGCCATTTGTACACAGAGGGATGCTGTACACCTTTCTTAATATAGAAGATGAACTGGCCTTTGTACGGCTAAAGACCAAGTTTTCTGATGATCAAGATACCAACTAG
- a CDS encoding DUF4221 family protein, whose amino-acid sequence MKLYCMLGIFLLVSSCGGKPVEVQLTEVNVSPGFNYVLDTVFIDSGEEEIYLQMDLSMSDYSANEGILYNLRPETGRVEVINMDSLRLERLVHYDLRGPNSVKQYFPFGIKKTLLGDTFFKEYRVLHKLNPEGKKVDSYELINRKLTGDRLPFDTEIDGLGEISGDGSYMASFYGNLKVGGNVQGIAKVNLKDKSLKLIPVDFWEELKRYTVTVDYDIGKRNSSPELKYLLLNGPDVILSTSASNELWYYIAESDTLIHKKYRSRITSDKKSGEYRTDISNQQLYMYWVKRKNDEVTFGPLVKDQETQRYYRFSRELDRSDPQKPRYVYVLTVFDDKLDQIHEQKLRHRVPIIGKYFENKTFVHKGSIYSYLEKEKQLAFVRLKPSFGNE is encoded by the coding sequence ATGAAGCTTTACTGCATGCTAGGCATTTTTTTACTGGTCTCCTCTTGTGGAGGGAAACCAGTGGAAGTACAGCTTACCGAAGTAAATGTAAGTCCTGGGTTTAATTATGTACTGGATACTGTTTTCATCGATTCCGGTGAGGAAGAGATCTATCTGCAAATGGATCTCAGCATGTCTGACTATTCGGCCAATGAAGGAATTCTGTACAACCTTAGACCTGAAACAGGAAGAGTCGAAGTCATCAACATGGATAGCCTCAGGCTAGAGAGGCTGGTGCACTATGACCTGCGCGGACCTAATAGTGTGAAACAATACTTCCCATTTGGAATTAAGAAAACCCTGCTTGGTGATACGTTTTTCAAAGAATACCGGGTGCTACACAAGCTGAATCCAGAAGGTAAAAAGGTAGATTCCTATGAACTTATCAACAGAAAGCTGACCGGAGACCGACTCCCCTTTGACACAGAAATAGACGGCTTGGGGGAGATCTCCGGCGATGGTTCTTACATGGCAAGTTTCTATGGTAATCTCAAAGTTGGAGGAAATGTACAGGGCATTGCCAAGGTAAACCTGAAGGATAAATCCCTGAAATTAATCCCGGTGGATTTCTGGGAAGAACTAAAGCGATATACCGTCACAGTGGATTATGATATCGGTAAAAGAAACAGTTCCCCTGAGCTGAAATACCTGCTGTTGAATGGCCCAGATGTGATTCTGTCCACTTCTGCCAGCAATGAACTGTGGTATTATATAGCCGAAAGCGACACCTTGATCCATAAAAAATACCGCAGCAGGATAACATCAGACAAAAAATCAGGCGAATACCGGACGGACATCAGCAATCAGCAATTGTATATGTATTGGGTCAAGCGTAAAAATGACGAGGTGACTTTCGGGCCATTGGTCAAGGATCAGGAGACTCAGCGCTACTACCGCTTCAGCAGGGAGCTGGATAGAAGTGATCCCCAAAAGCCCCGGTATGTCTATGTGCTGACGGTGTTTGATGACAAACTCGACCAGATCCATGAGCAGAAATTGCGGCACAGAGTTCCAATCATAGGGAAGTACTTCGAAAACAAGACATTTGTGCATAAGGGCTCCATATATTCTTATTTGGAAAAGGAAAAGCAACTGGCTTTTGTCAGGCTTAAACCAAGTTTTGGGAATGAGTAA
- a CDS encoding heme-copper oxidase subunit III has product MAHFKEKPTLLQRAERLHPYEMLLYLGMLSSGIVFLFLALAFLFSSRSLLAGMNQTLPVSFLVSTFLLIISGLTATSMRIAYTEENTYRLLDSLRNTIVLGFIFTCLQVVGWYELKAKGIEFAGIPSGSFLYVLSGIHVFHLLGAMVFGLMLYFQLRKSRMDEIQKLLIITNPFEKMRVRLFTFYWHFMDSIWLILFLLFALSF; this is encoded by the coding sequence ATGGCTCATTTTAAGGAAAAACCAACTCTGCTTCAGCGTGCAGAACGACTGCATCCCTACGAAATGCTCCTCTATTTGGGGATGCTCAGCAGCGGAATTGTCTTTCTTTTTCTTGCTTTAGCCTTCCTCTTTTCTTCCCGCAGCTTACTCGCAGGCATGAATCAGACACTCCCTGTTTCCTTTCTTGTGTCTACTTTTTTGCTCATCATCAGCGGGCTCACGGCTACATCCATGCGGATTGCCTATACGGAAGAGAATACGTATAGGCTGCTTGATTCACTCAGGAATACAATCGTTTTAGGATTTATATTCACTTGTTTGCAGGTGGTGGGCTGGTATGAACTGAAAGCTAAAGGGATAGAATTTGCCGGCATTCCCAGTGGAAGTTTCCTATATGTGCTGAGCGGGATACATGTATTTCATTTACTGGGAGCTATGGTTTTTGGTCTGATGCTTTACTTTCAGTTGAGAAAAAGCAGAATGGATGAAATCCAAAAGCTCCTCATAATTACCAATCCTTTTGAGAAAATGAGAGTTCGTCTTTTTACCTTCTATTGGCATTTCATGGACAGTATCTGGCTGATTCTCTTTCTTTTGTTTGCCCTTAGCTTCTAA
- a CDS encoding transcriptional repressor yields MADKALIEKAKKIFENFLTKQGSRKTPERFSVIDELYSLPEDEHMDVEGLFLSMRNKGYTISRATIYNTLDLLVESGLAVKHQFKDKVALYEQALTYKHHDHHVCNQCRKIREFSDPKINEIKEQIGKSFQSAITSHSLVLYGNCEIENCENLQEF; encoded by the coding sequence ATGGCAGACAAGGCCCTTATAGAAAAGGCTAAAAAAATCTTTGAAAACTTCCTTACCAAGCAAGGAAGCCGGAAAACCCCTGAAAGATTTTCAGTAATTGACGAACTTTACTCACTCCCAGAAGATGAGCATATGGACGTGGAGGGGCTTTTTCTCAGTATGAGAAACAAAGGCTATACAATTAGTCGAGCAACTATATATAACACCCTCGATCTGCTGGTAGAAAGTGGCCTGGCGGTAAAGCACCAGTTCAAAGACAAAGTCGCCCTATATGAGCAAGCGCTCACCTACAAGCATCACGACCATCATGTGTGCAACCAGTGCCGGAAAATCAGGGAATTCTCTGACCCAAAAATCAATGAAATCAAGGAACAGATAGGCAAGAGCTTCCAGTCTGCCATTACCAGCCATTCTCTGGTGCTATATGGGAACTGTGAAATAGAGAATTGTGAAAACCTTCAGGAATTCTAA